From one Pseudomonas sp. S35 genomic stretch:
- a CDS encoding LuxR C-terminal-related transcriptional regulator — translation MHALPAQEVAGRCLQAFTQLVPASQAAFYCVDRQLQARDFRLHGMSGEMHRDYLDNYRQFDPLQPRNCLSTGLAVVPLGLAMARQPLRDSRRYRDFLARYGVVDVVEIVAHRADQPQAAISLLRTAAQGAFTLDQLTQLNALQALLQLAVTNMQPCDDALAGFTPKERQIAWLLRQGASNKQLAQELDVGLPTIKTHLIHLFRKAGVSSRTELVAALFL, via the coding sequence ATGCACGCCCTCCCCGCTCAGGAAGTCGCCGGCCGCTGCCTGCAGGCTTTCACCCAACTCGTGCCCGCCAGCCAGGCGGCGTTCTACTGTGTCGACCGACAGCTGCAAGCCCGCGACTTCCGGCTGCACGGCATGAGCGGCGAGATGCACCGCGATTACCTGGACAACTACCGCCAATTCGACCCCTTGCAGCCGCGCAATTGCCTGTCCACCGGGCTGGCCGTGGTGCCGCTGGGCTTGGCCATGGCCAGGCAGCCCCTGCGTGACAGCCGCCGCTACCGCGACTTTCTGGCGCGCTACGGTGTGGTCGATGTGGTAGAGATCGTCGCCCATCGTGCCGACCAGCCCCAGGCCGCCATTTCGTTGCTGCGCACTGCGGCACAGGGCGCCTTTACCCTCGACCAACTGACCCAACTCAATGCCCTGCAGGCCTTGCTGCAACTGGCGGTGACCAATATGCAGCCGTGTGACGACGCACTGGCCGGGTTCACCCCCAAAGAGCGCCAGATCGCCTGGTTGCTGCGCCAAGGCGCGAGCAACAAGCAACTGGCCCAGGAGCTGGACGTCGGCCTGCCCACCATCAAGACCCACCTGATTCACCTGTTTCGCAAGGCGGGCGTCAGCAGCCGTACCGAGTTGGTGGCTGCGCTGTTTCTATGA
- a CDS encoding cupin domain-containing protein gives MPVTTLKKDIQLADLDAWGTVADLGSEILEGEVKAFGKMTFGAPTDPVSSAYFGTTQGKFRMVYPFAEQATVVTGEVVLTDESTGQSTRYKAGDSWFVTKGTPVLWEIVSESFVKHYFAVV, from the coding sequence ATGCCCGTTACGACGCTCAAGAAAGATATCCAATTAGCCGACCTCGATGCCTGGGGCACGGTTGCCGACCTCGGCTCCGAGATCCTCGAAGGTGAAGTCAAAGCCTTCGGCAAAATGACCTTTGGCGCACCGACCGATCCGGTCAGCAGTGCCTATTTCGGTACCACCCAGGGCAAGTTCCGGATGGTCTACCCGTTCGCCGAACAAGCCACCGTGGTCACCGGCGAGGTGGTATTGACCGATGAAAGCACCGGCCAGAGCACCCGCTACAAAGCCGGCGACAGCTGGTTCGTGACCAAGGGCACCCCGGTGCTGTGGGAGATTGTCAGCGAGAGTTTTGTGAAGCACTATTTCGCGGTTGTCTGA
- a CDS encoding FAD-binding oxidoreductase encodes MINIETPTYYSATKKYNLSFPTLEQDVEADVVVIGGGFSGINTALELAEKGITNIVVLEARYLGFGGTGRNGGQIMAGIGHDLEKIKQQVGDEGLRQIFEISELGAGIIKDRIAKYSIDADFCHGYGYMGFNARQEKTLRAWEKDFKSINTKDEIRFMAGSEVKQIIGSDAYSSALLHMGGGHVHSLNLLLGEAKALAGHGVRIFEHSPALEVSYGERITVRTGRGSVKASKLLWACDSFLNKLEPELHKTTVNTYAFQLMTEPLSDEMIQRISPIRGAYSDIRPVIDYYRVTNENRLLFGAATPFVEHIPLDLKAWNRNLMLKIFPYLKDVKIDLAWGGPMATGANLFPQIGTLSGRPNAFYVQGYAGFGVTPSHIICKVLAEGMSEGSSRYDLISSVKHAQILGKDHIRPLLLTAGKSLHQLSGYFNGRR; translated from the coding sequence ATGATCAATATCGAAACGCCGACCTACTACTCGGCAACCAAGAAATACAACCTCAGCTTCCCGACCCTCGAACAGGACGTGGAAGCCGATGTGGTGGTGATTGGTGGCGGTTTCTCCGGCATCAACACCGCCCTGGAGCTTGCTGAAAAAGGCATCACCAATATTGTGGTGCTCGAAGCGCGCTACCTGGGCTTTGGTGGCACGGGCCGCAACGGCGGGCAGATCATGGCGGGGATCGGCCATGACCTGGAGAAGATCAAGCAACAAGTCGGCGACGAAGGCCTGCGCCAGATCTTTGAAATCAGCGAGCTGGGCGCCGGCATCATCAAGGATCGCATCGCCAAGTATTCGATCGACGCCGACTTCTGCCACGGCTACGGCTACATGGGTTTCAACGCCCGCCAGGAAAAAACCCTGCGCGCCTGGGAGAAGGACTTCAAGTCGATCAATACCAAGGACGAAATCCGTTTCATGGCCGGCTCCGAGGTCAAGCAGATCATTGGTTCCGACGCCTACAGCAGCGCGTTGCTGCACATGGGCGGCGGGCATGTGCACTCACTCAACCTGCTACTGGGCGAAGCCAAGGCGCTGGCCGGCCACGGTGTGCGCATCTTCGAGCACAGCCCGGCGCTGGAGGTCAGCTATGGCGAGCGCATCACCGTGCGCACCGGACGCGGCTCGGTCAAGGCATCCAAGTTGCTGTGGGCCTGCGACAGCTTCCTCAACAAACTCGAACCCGAACTGCACAAGACCACCGTCAACACCTACGCCTTCCAGCTGATGACCGAACCGCTGTCGGACGAAATGATCCAGCGCATCAGCCCGATCCGCGGCGCCTACAGCGATATTCGGCCGGTGATCGACTACTACCGTGTCACCAACGAGAACCGCCTGCTGTTTGGTGCCGCCACGCCGTTCGTCGAGCACATCCCACTGGACCTCAAGGCCTGGAACCGCAACCTGATGCTCAAGATCTTCCCGTACCTCAAGGACGTGAAGATCGACTTGGCCTGGGGCGGCCCCATGGCCACCGGCGCCAACCTGTTTCCGCAGATCGGCACCCTCAGCGGTCGCCCCAACGCGTTCTACGTGCAGGGCTACGCCGGTTTTGGCGTGACGCCCAGCCACATCATCTGCAAGGTGTTGGCCGAAGGCATGAGCGAGGGCTCCTCGCGCTACGACCTGATCAGTTCGGTCAAGCATGCGCAAATCCTGGGCAAGGATCATATCCGCCCACTGCTGCTGACCGCCGGCAAAAGCCTTCATCAATTGTCGGGTTACTTCAACGGCCGCCGTTGA
- the hpaR gene encoding homoprotocatechuate degradation operon regulator HpaR encodes MPKPRQSLTLTLLHAREAAMGFFRPSLNQHGLTEQQWRVIRILSQHDELEINRLAELACILKPSMTGVLVRMEAAGMVERRKAQQDQRRVLVRLAEKGQACFASMSQCMEANYQRLQAGFGEEKLQTLLTLLNELKTLKR; translated from the coding sequence ATGCCCAAACCGCGCCAATCCTTGACCCTCACTTTGCTCCATGCGCGTGAAGCCGCCATGGGGTTTTTTCGTCCTTCGCTTAACCAACACGGTTTGACCGAACAGCAATGGCGGGTCATTCGCATCCTGAGCCAGCACGATGAGCTGGAGATTAATCGTTTGGCAGAGCTGGCGTGCATCCTCAAGCCGAGCATGACCGGGGTGCTGGTGCGCATGGAGGCGGCGGGCATGGTTGAACGGCGCAAGGCGCAACAGGATCAACGGCGCGTGCTGGTGCGGCTGGCGGAGAAAGGGCAGGCGTGTTTTGCCTCGATGAGCCAGTGCATGGAGGCCAATTATCAGCGTTTGCAGGCGGGCTTTGGCGAGGAGAAGTTGCAGACATTGCTGACCTTGCTCAATGAGCTCAAAACCCTGAAGCGCTGA
- the hpaI gene encoding 4-hydroxy-2-oxoheptanedioate aldolase, which produces MDMPINTFKQRLRSGEAQIGLWLGLSDAYCAELAANAGFDWLLIDGEHAPNDLRGMLGQLQAVAPYSSHPVIRPVIGDTALIKQVLDIGVQTLLVPMVESAAQARELVKAIHYPPNGVRGVGSALARASRWNSIAGYLDQADAQMCLLVQIESREGLANLDAIAAVEGVDGVFIGPADLSASMGYRGNPGHPEVQAAIEDAIARIRSAGKAAGILSADQALARRYLELGAAFVAVGVDTTVLMRGLQSLAAAFKGSAAPASAAGAIY; this is translated from the coding sequence ATGGATATGCCTATCAACACCTTCAAACAGCGCCTGCGCAGCGGTGAAGCCCAGATCGGCCTGTGGCTGGGATTATCCGATGCCTACTGCGCGGAACTGGCCGCCAACGCCGGCTTCGACTGGCTGCTGATCGACGGCGAACACGCGCCCAACGACCTGCGCGGCATGCTCGGCCAGCTCCAGGCCGTGGCGCCCTACTCCAGCCATCCGGTGATTCGTCCGGTCATTGGCGACACTGCGCTGATCAAGCAAGTGCTCGACATCGGCGTACAGACGTTGCTGGTGCCCATGGTGGAAAGCGCCGCGCAGGCACGGGAACTGGTCAAAGCGATTCACTACCCACCCAACGGCGTGCGCGGGGTCGGCAGTGCGTTGGCACGGGCGTCGCGCTGGAACAGCATTGCCGGTTATCTCGACCAGGCCGATGCGCAGATGTGCCTGCTGGTGCAGATCGAAAGCCGTGAAGGGTTGGCCAACCTGGACGCGATTGCAGCGGTAGAAGGCGTCGATGGTGTGTTTATCGGGCCGGCGGACCTCAGTGCATCCATGGGCTATCGCGGCAACCCTGGGCACCCCGAGGTGCAGGCGGCGATTGAAGATGCCATTGCCCGTATCCGCAGCGCGGGCAAGGCCGCCGGCATTCTCAGCGCCGATCAGGCGTTGGCGCGGCGTTATCTGGAGTTGGGTGCCGCGTTCGTCGCGGTAGGCGTGGACACCACAGTGCTCATGCGTGGGCTGCAAAGCCTGGCGGCGGCGTTCAAGGGTTCGGCAGCACCCGCCAGCGCAGCCGGTGCAATCTACTGA
- the hpaH gene encoding 2-oxo-hept-4-ene-1,7-dioate hydratase gives MLDQQLIQQAAARLDQAERSREQVRQFSLEHPAITLEDAYAIQRAWVAQKIKDGRKLVGHKIGLTSRAMQVSSNITEPDYGALLDDMFFDEGTDIPFERFIVPRVEVELAFILGKPLKGPNVTVFDVLDATEWVIPALEIIDARIQQVDPHTNATRKVFDTISDNAANAGVVMGGRAVRPTEIDLRKVPAVLYRNGVIEESGVSAAVLNHPAKGVAWLANKLSAYDVTLQPGQIILGGSFTRPVAANPGDTFHVDYDMLGSIACRFV, from the coding sequence ATGCTTGATCAACAGCTCATCCAACAAGCCGCCGCGCGCCTGGACCAGGCCGAACGCTCTCGGGAACAGGTACGCCAGTTTTCCCTGGAGCATCCAGCGATCACCCTCGAAGACGCCTACGCCATCCAGCGCGCCTGGGTTGCGCAAAAGATCAAGGACGGGCGCAAGCTGGTCGGCCACAAGATCGGCCTGACCTCCCGCGCCATGCAAGTGTCGTCCAACATCACCGAGCCGGATTACGGTGCGCTGCTCGATGACATGTTCTTCGACGAAGGCACCGACATTCCCTTCGAGCGCTTTATCGTGCCGCGGGTCGAAGTGGAGTTGGCGTTCATCCTGGGCAAGCCGCTCAAAGGCCCCAACGTGACGGTGTTCGATGTACTGGACGCCACCGAGTGGGTGATCCCGGCACTGGAGATCATCGATGCACGCATCCAGCAGGTCGACCCGCACACCAACGCCACCCGCAAGGTGTTCGACACCATCTCCGACAACGCCGCCAACGCCGGCGTGGTCATGGGTGGGCGCGCCGTGCGCCCCACCGAAATCGACCTGCGCAAGGTGCCCGCGGTGCTCTACCGCAACGGCGTGATCGAAGAGTCCGGCGTATCGGCCGCGGTGCTCAATCACCCGGCCAAGGGCGTGGCCTGGCTCGCCAACAAACTGTCCGCCTATGACGTGACCCTGCAACCCGGGCAAATCATCCTCGGCGGCTCCTTCACCCGCCCAGTGGCGGCCAACCCTGGCGATACCTTCCATGTCGACTACGACATGCTGGGTTCGATTGCCTGCCGCTTCGTTTAA
- a CDS encoding MFS transporter, producing the protein MSTAQTAEPLGSVARDRTHATITWRLMPLLLICYLFAHLDRINIGFAKMQMSADLNFSDTVYGFGAGLFFVAYALFGVPSNMALDRVGPRRWIATLMVVWGALSTCMFMVDGATGFYVLRFLLGVAEAGFFPGILVYLNRWYPAGRRAQVTALFAIAVPMAGVVGGPLSGGILEHFHDLGSLRGWQWMFVIEGTPVILLGLVVLKCLPDSFEAVTWLTPGQKQQLREQLHSEEQRKSITSFSAILRNHQVWLLVAVYFAVMLAVNTLAFWMPTLIHGAGVGSDGKVGLLSAVPYLAGCFFMIGCGRSSDRQRERRWHLCVPLLMSAAGIAIAGLAPANPALVLGGLILAGMGASAALPMFWQLPPAFLSNTTQAAGIALISSFGSIASFFAPYLIGWVRDTTHSASLALYALALLIALGGLLVLRTQAAIVNPH; encoded by the coding sequence ATGAGCACAGCCCAAACCGCCGAGCCCCTCGGCAGCGTCGCCCGCGACCGCACCCACGCCACCATCACCTGGCGGCTGATGCCGCTGTTGTTGATCTGCTACCTCTTCGCCCACCTCGACCGCATCAACATCGGCTTCGCCAAGATGCAGATGAGCGCCGACCTGAATTTCAGCGACACGGTCTACGGGTTCGGCGCCGGGCTGTTCTTTGTGGCTTACGCGTTGTTCGGCGTACCGAGCAACATGGCCCTGGACCGCGTCGGTCCGAGGCGCTGGATCGCCACGCTGATGGTGGTGTGGGGCGCGTTGTCGACCTGCATGTTCATGGTCGACGGCGCCACGGGTTTCTACGTACTGCGCTTTTTGCTCGGAGTGGCCGAGGCGGGTTTCTTCCCTGGCATCCTGGTCTACCTGAACCGCTGGTACCCGGCCGGTCGGCGTGCCCAGGTCACCGCCTTGTTTGCGATTGCGGTGCCCATGGCCGGGGTGGTTGGCGGGCCGCTGTCGGGCGGCATTCTTGAGCACTTTCATGACCTGGGCAGCCTGCGTGGCTGGCAGTGGATGTTCGTCATCGAGGGCACGCCGGTCATCCTGCTCGGGCTGGTGGTGCTCAAGTGCCTGCCGGACAGTTTCGAAGCCGTCACCTGGCTCACGCCTGGGCAAAAACAACAACTGCGCGAGCAACTGCACAGCGAAGAACAGCGCAAATCCATCACCTCGTTCTCGGCCATTTTGCGTAACCACCAGGTGTGGCTGCTGGTGGCGGTCTATTTCGCGGTGATGCTGGCAGTCAACACCCTGGCGTTCTGGATGCCGACACTGATCCACGGCGCTGGCGTCGGCAGCGACGGCAAGGTCGGGTTGCTCAGCGCGGTGCCGTACCTGGCCGGCTGTTTTTTCATGATCGGCTGCGGGCGCTCGTCGGATCGCCAGCGTGAACGCCGCTGGCACCTGTGCGTGCCTTTGCTGATGTCGGCGGCGGGCATTGCCATCGCCGGGCTCGCCCCCGCCAACCCGGCGCTGGTGCTGGGCGGCCTGATCCTCGCCGGCATGGGCGCCAGCGCCGCGTTGCCGATGTTCTGGCAGTTGCCGCCGGCGTTCCTGTCCAACACCACCCAGGCCGCCGGTATTGCCTTGATCAGTTCCTTTGGCAGCATCGCGTCCTTTTTCGCGCCGTACCTGATCGGTTGGGTGCGCGACACCACCCATAGCGCCAGCCTGGCCCTCTACGCCCTGGCGCTGCTCATTGCCCTCGGTGGCCTGCTGGTGCTACGCACCCAGGCGGCCATCGTCAACCCTCACTAA
- a CDS encoding 5-carboxymethyl-2-hydroxymuconate isomerase — MPHFIAEYTDNIEQQADLPGLFAKVHATLGDSGVFPLGGIRSRGVRLDTWRMADGKHDYAFVHMTLKVGHGRDLVTRQQIAEQLFDVITEHFAQLQAQRLLALSFEMVELHEQLNFKQNNVHAFLKAQPG; from the coding sequence ATGCCCCACTTCATCGCTGAGTACACCGACAACATCGAGCAGCAGGCAGACCTGCCCGGCCTGTTTGCAAAAGTCCACGCCACCCTGGGCGACAGCGGCGTATTCCCGCTGGGCGGCATCCGCAGCCGTGGCGTGCGCCTGGACACCTGGCGCATGGCCGACGGCAAGCATGACTACGCCTTCGTGCACATGACGCTCAAGGTCGGCCACGGCCGCGACCTGGTGACCCGCCAGCAAATCGCCGAACAGCTCTTCGACGTGATCACCGAACACTTCGCCCAGCTCCAGGCCCAACGCCTGCTGGCCCTGTCGTTCGAAATGGTCGAACTGCACGAACAGCTCAACTTCAAGCAAAACAACGTGCACGCCTTCCTCAAGGCGCAGCCCGGCTAA
- the hpaD gene encoding 3,4-dihydroxyphenylacetate 2,3-dioxygenase translates to MGEVVLAAKICHVPSMYLSELPGKHHGCREAAIAGHKEIGRRARELGADTAVVFDVHWLVNSAYHVNSGEHFKGTYTSNELPHFIKNMDYEYPGCPELGELIAAEANAADIRTLAHNIPSLELEYGTLVPMRYMHMGVPDDQKLNVVSIAAWCAWHRLQDSFAFGAAVRRAIEKSDRKVVVLASGSLSHRFSDDRNAEANIHNWTREFDKQVDLHVVELWRQGRWKEFCAMLPDYAEHCFGEGKMHDTAMLLGLLGGPDYDKPAEIITAPFGSSGTGQINAIFPV, encoded by the coding sequence ATGGGCGAAGTCGTCCTGGCAGCGAAAATCTGCCACGTACCCTCGATGTATTTGTCGGAGCTGCCCGGCAAACACCACGGTTGCCGTGAAGCGGCGATTGCCGGCCACAAGGAGATCGGGCGCCGCGCCCGCGAACTGGGCGCCGACACCGCCGTGGTGTTCGACGTGCACTGGCTGGTCAACAGCGCCTATCACGTCAACAGTGGCGAGCATTTCAAGGGCACCTACACCAGCAACGAGCTGCCGCACTTCATCAAGAACATGGACTACGAATACCCCGGCTGCCCTGAGCTCGGCGAACTGATCGCCGCCGAAGCCAACGCGGCCGACATACGCACCCTGGCCCACAACATCCCGAGCCTTGAGCTGGAATACGGCACATTGGTGCCGATGCGCTACATGCACATGGGCGTGCCGGACGATCAAAAACTCAACGTGGTGTCGATTGCTGCCTGGTGCGCCTGGCATCGCCTGCAAGACAGCTTCGCGTTTGGTGCCGCCGTGCGCCGCGCCATCGAAAAGAGCGACCGCAAAGTCGTGGTGCTGGCCTCGGGTTCGCTGTCACACCGGTTCTCCGACGACCGCAATGCCGAAGCCAACATCCATAACTGGACACGTGAGTTCGACAAACAAGTCGACCTGCATGTGGTGGAACTGTGGCGCCAGGGCCGTTGGAAAGAGTTCTGCGCCATGCTCCCGGACTATGCCGAGCACTGTTTCGGCGAAGGCAAGATGCATGACACCGCGATGCTCCTTGGGCTGCTCGGCGGGCCGGACTACGACAAGCCTGCCGAGATCATCACCGCGCCGTTCGGCAGCTCCGGCACCGGGCAGATCAACGCCATTTTCCCTGTTTGA
- the hpaE gene encoding 5-carboxymethyl-2-hydroxymuconate semialdehyde dehydrogenase: MIKHWINGREVESKDVFVNYNPATGDAIGEVAAGGAEEVAQAVAAAKEAFPKWAGTPAKERARLMRKLGELIEQNVPHLAELETLDTGLPIHQTKNVLIPRASHNFDFFAEVCTRMDGHSYPVDDQMLNYTLYQPVGVCALVSPWNVPFMTATWKTAPCLALGNTAVLKMSELSPLTANELGRLAVEAGIPNGVLNVIQGYGATAGDALVRHPDVRAISFTGGTATGKKIMQTAGLKKYSMELGGKSPVLIFEDADLERALDAALFTIFSLNGERCTAGSRIFIQESVYPQFVAEFAARAKRLIVGDPQDPKTQVGSMITQAHYDKVTGYIKIGLEEGATLLAGGLERPANLPAHLSKGQFIQPTVFADVNNTMRIAQEEIFGPVVCLIPFKDEAQALKLANETEYGLASYIWTQDIGKAHRLAYGIEAGMVFINSQNVRDLRQPFGGVKGSGTGREGGQYSFEVFAEIKNVCISMGSHHIPRWGV, from the coding sequence ATGATCAAACATTGGATCAACGGCCGTGAGGTCGAAAGCAAAGACGTGTTCGTCAACTACAACCCGGCCACCGGCGACGCCATTGGTGAAGTGGCCGCCGGCGGCGCCGAAGAAGTGGCCCAGGCCGTGGCAGCGGCCAAGGAAGCCTTTCCGAAATGGGCGGGCACACCCGCGAAAGAACGTGCGCGCTTGATGCGCAAACTTGGCGAACTGATCGAACAGAACGTGCCCCACCTGGCCGAACTGGAAACCCTCGACACCGGCCTGCCGATCCACCAGACGAAAAACGTGTTGATTCCACGGGCGTCGCACAACTTCGACTTCTTCGCCGAAGTCTGCACACGCATGGACGGCCACAGCTACCCGGTCGATGACCAGATGCTCAACTACACCCTGTACCAACCGGTGGGGGTGTGCGCGCTGGTGTCGCCGTGGAACGTACCGTTCATGACGGCCACCTGGAAGACCGCGCCGTGCCTGGCGCTGGGCAACACCGCCGTGTTGAAGATGTCTGAATTGTCGCCACTGACCGCCAACGAACTCGGGCGCCTGGCCGTTGAAGCCGGCATCCCCAACGGCGTGTTGAACGTGATCCAGGGCTACGGCGCCACGGCCGGTGATGCGTTGGTACGCCACCCGGACGTGCGCGCGATTTCCTTCACCGGCGGCACCGCCACCGGCAAGAAGATCATGCAGACCGCCGGCCTGAAAAAATACTCCATGGAACTGGGCGGCAAGTCGCCGGTGCTGATCTTCGAAGACGCCGACCTGGAACGCGCCCTCGACGCCGCGCTGTTTACGATTTTTTCCCTCAACGGCGAACGCTGCACCGCCGGCAGCCGGATCTTTATCCAGGAAAGCGTGTACCCGCAATTCGTCGCCGAGTTTGCCGCCCGCGCCAAACGCTTGATCGTCGGCGACCCGCAAGACCCGAAGACCCAGGTCGGTTCGATGATCACCCAGGCCCACTACGACAAGGTCACCGGCTATATCAAGATCGGCCTCGAAGAAGGCGCCACCCTCCTCGCCGGCGGCCTGGAGCGTCCGGCCAACTTGCCGGCGCACTTGAGCAAAGGCCAGTTCATCCAGCCGACGGTGTTCGCCGACGTAAACAACACCATGCGCATTGCCCAGGAAGAAATCTTCGGCCCGGTGGTGTGCCTGATTCCCTTCAAGGACGAAGCCCAAGCCCTCAAGCTGGCCAACGAAACCGAGTATGGCCTGGCGTCGTACATCTGGACCCAGGACATCGGCAAGGCGCATCGTCTGGCCTATGGCATCGAAGCCGGCATGGTGTTCATCAACAGCCAGAACGTGCGCGACCTGCGTCAGCCGTTCGGTGGGGTGAAAGGCTCTGGCACCGGCCGTGAAGGCGGCCAGTACAGCTTCGAGGTGTTCGCCGAGATCAAGAACGTGTGTATCTCGATGGGCAGTCATCACATTCCGCGCTGGGGCGTCTGA
- a CDS encoding fumarylacetoacetate hydrolase family protein translates to MKHARIRFEGEVHSVQVEAENAVRLADGRLLAEDQVQWLPPATGSMFALGLNYADHAAELAFTPPTEPLAFIKSPGTYTGHNQVTWRPDNVAYMHYECELVAVIGKPARNVKRADALDYVAGYTVCNDYAIRDYLENYYRPNLRVKNRDATTPVGPWIVDVADVPDPSNLTLRTWINGELRQEGSTRDMIFDIPYLIEYLSSFMTLQPGDMIATGTPEGLADVVPGDEVIVEVEGVGRLVNRIVSEAAFFSARKEA, encoded by the coding sequence ATGAAACACGCCCGTATTCGCTTTGAAGGTGAAGTCCATTCGGTACAGGTCGAAGCTGAAAACGCCGTACGCCTGGCTGACGGCCGCCTGCTGGCAGAAGACCAGGTGCAGTGGCTGCCACCGGCCACCGGCAGCATGTTTGCCCTGGGCCTGAACTACGCCGATCACGCCGCCGAGCTGGCCTTCACGCCACCCACCGAGCCATTGGCCTTCATCAAGTCACCAGGCACCTACACCGGCCATAACCAAGTGACCTGGCGGCCGGACAACGTCGCCTACATGCACTACGAGTGCGAACTGGTGGCCGTCATCGGCAAGCCGGCACGCAACGTCAAGCGCGCAGACGCCCTGGACTACGTGGCCGGCTACACGGTGTGCAACGACTACGCGATCCGCGACTACCTGGAAAACTACTACCGCCCCAACCTGCGCGTGAAAAACCGCGACGCCACCACACCTGTCGGTCCCTGGATCGTCGATGTGGCCGATGTGCCGGACCCGAGCAACCTGACCCTGCGCACCTGGATCAACGGTGAACTGCGCCAGGAAGGCAGCACCCGCGACATGATCTTCGACATTCCCTACCTGATCGAATACCTGTCCAGCTTCATGACCTTGCAGCCCGGCGACATGATCGCCACCGGCACGCCCGAGGGCCTGGCCGATGTGGTGCCGGGCGATGAAGTAATCGTGGAAGTCGAAGGCGTCGGCCGCCTGGTCAACCGAATTGTCAGCGAAGCGGCGTTCTTCAGCGCCCGTAAAGAGGCTTGA
- a CDS encoding fumarylacetoacetate hydrolase family protein, with protein sequence MSRALHDVATGTLFGVALNYQGLLTQRLAEFEQPPYQKPPLKPVLFIKTPNTRNQHGAAVVHPGQGERLQPGPALGVVMGKSASRVSAANALDYVAGYTIVNEFSLPEDSYYRPAVKAKCRDGFCAIGPELIPTAQVSNPHNLAITLYVNGEIRQQNTTANFVRNIALLIAEISEFMTLHAGDVLITGTPEGRVDVQPGDTVDVEISGLGRLVNHIKAQELS encoded by the coding sequence ATGAGCCGTGCGTTGCATGACGTCGCCACCGGCACCCTTTTTGGTGTGGCACTGAACTACCAGGGGTTGCTGACACAGCGCCTCGCCGAGTTCGAACAGCCGCCGTATCAGAAGCCGCCGCTCAAGCCGGTGCTGTTTATCAAGACGCCCAACACCCGCAACCAGCATGGCGCCGCGGTGGTGCACCCAGGCCAGGGCGAACGCCTGCAACCCGGCCCGGCCCTGGGGGTAGTGATGGGCAAGAGCGCCAGTCGTGTCAGCGCGGCCAACGCACTCGACTACGTGGCCGGCTACACCATCGTCAATGAGTTCAGCCTGCCGGAAGACAGCTACTACCGCCCCGCCGTCAAAGCCAAATGCCGCGATGGTTTCTGCGCCATCGGGCCCGAGCTGATACCCACGGCGCAGGTCTCGAACCCGCACAATCTCGCGATCACCCTGTACGTCAACGGCGAGATTCGCCAGCAAAACACCACGGCCAACTTCGTGCGCAACATTGCACTGCTGATCGCCGAGATCAGCGAATTCATGACCCTGCACGCGGGCGATGTGCTGATCACCGGCACCCCGGAAGGTCGCGTCGATGTGCAGCCGGGCGACACCGTAGACGTTGAAATCAGCGGCCTGGGCCGCCTGGTCAATCACATCAAGGCGCAGGAGCTCTCATGA